A stretch of DNA from Pasteurellaceae bacterium RH1A:
CGCGTAATGCTGCCAAAGTGCGAACAAGTTTGCCTGCCGCAGCTTCTTTCATTGTGCCCATTAAACGTGCGATCGCTTCTTCGTAAGTTGGTAGTGTTGCTAAGAATTCAACATCCTGTACCTTACCTTCAAAGGCTGCACCTTTAACTTCAAACTCTTTGTTTGCTTTTGCAAATTCAGTGAACAAACGTGCGGCTGCACCTGGGTGTTCAGTTGAGAATGCAATAAGAGTTGGACCGGTAAACTTATCTGCTAAGCATTCGAATTCGGTGTTTTCTACGGCACGACGTAATAGGGTATTACGTACAACACGCATAGAAACGCCCGCTTCACGAGCAGACTTACGTAACTCAGTCATTTTTTCTACAGTCACGCCACGTGAGTCGGCGATAACAGCAGAAAGGGCACCTCTGGCAGCTTCGTTTACTTCAGCAACAATTGCTTTTTTGTCTTGAAGATTTAATGCCATTGGTTTTAGCTCCTGATACACTCCACAAAAAGCGTGGAATTTTACAAAAAATCTCAAAAACGCACCGCTTGCACGGCTATTCTTGAGCCTCTGGTGTCCAGAAGCAGAAAATTCTGTCTGTTCACCATCTATGTAGGACATTAAGCGTTGCCGCACCTACAGTCTTGGACGGGGCTTGATAGGCAAGCACCATCAGATTTACCGCCTAAACGGCAAAAAGAGGCGACATTATAGTCAGTCGCCTCCTGCTTGTAAAGGCCTTTTCGCAATTAAAACGATCTTTTAGGATCTTAATCTTCCTTGCCCAAAAGCTGATTGACCTCGCTCTTATAAAGCACGGCCTTGGCCCCGAAAATGGCCTGGATGCCGCCGCCTACTTCCAGTACGTCAATGGCACCAAGGCGTTTTAAATCCAGCTTATTGACGCTGGCCACGTTTTTAACAGAGACCCGAAGGCGAGTAATACAGGCATCCACATTTTCAATGTTATCCGCCCCACCAAGTGCCGTGATGATCTTGCGGGCATTATCGGTTAAAGACGTTTCGGTTTGCTCAAGGACATCCTCCACATCATCGGCCCGGCCTGGAGTGGCCACGTTAAACTTGCGAATCAGGAAGAGGAAGGAGAAGTAATAGAGCAAGGCCCAAGGCAGGCCGACCATGACCACTCGTAGCCAATGGGTGTTTTCATTGCCCTGCAAGATACCGAAGAGCAAGAAGTCGATAAAACCTCCAGAGAAGGTGTTACCGATGGAAATGTTGAGCAGATCGGCAATATAGAAGGAAACCCCATCTAAGAAAGCATGGAAGACATAGAGCCAAGGGGCCACAAAGAGGAACATAAACTCAATCGGTTCGGTAATGCCCGTGATAAAAGAGGTTAAGGCAGCACCCAAGAAAAGACCGCCGATTTTAGTCCGTTTGGCCTTAGGCACGGCATGATACATGGCCAAACAGGCCGCTGGCAGGCCGAACATCATGGTGTCAAAACGACCGGCAAAGAAGCGAGTGCCTTCAGTAAAGAGGCCTTGGTGGTTAGGGTCGGCCAACTGGGCAAAAAAGATTTTTTGAGCGCCCACAATGGTTTCGCCATTAACGATTTCCGTGCCTCCCAATTCGGTGTACCAGAAGAGCGGGTAGATCATATGGTGTAAGCCCACTGCCCCACTTAAACGCATGAGGAAACCATAGAAGAAGGTCCCGATTTCGCCCATAGCCGCAATGCCCTGGCCGGCAGACACCAGCCAGCCTTGGAAGGTTGGCCAAATAAGGAAAAAGATGGCCCCAACAAAGATGGCCGCAAAGGCCGTCACAATGGGCACAAAACGGGAACCGCCAAAGAAGCCCAGGATTTGCGGCAGTTGAATGTTGTGGTAGCGGTTATGCAGTTTAACCGTGATCAAGCCCATCACCAGCGCCCCAATCACGCCCGTATCAATGGCTGTGACCTCAGGCGAAAACATAGGGATAAGAGCAGCAATGGTGCCGGTCATAATCAAATAACCCACCACAGCCGCTAAAGCCGCCACGCCCTTGTCCCGCTTGGCCAGGCCAATACCCAAGCCGATACAGAGCAAAAGAGCCAGATTAGCAAAAACCACCGTTCCAGCGGCTGACATAATCTGGAAAATCCCCTGAAGGGTTGGGTTATCCAGCACAGGATAGGCCTGGATGGTGGCTTGATTG
This window harbors:
- a CDS encoding 50S ribosomal protein L10 — protein: MALNLQDKKAIVAEVNEAARGALSAVIADSRGVTVEKMTELRKSAREAGVSMRVVRNTLLRRAVENTEFECLADKFTGPTLIAFSTEHPGAAARLFTEFAKANKEFEVKGAAFEGKVQDVEFLATLPTYEEAIARLMGTMKEAAAGKLVRTLAALRDKLQEAA
- a CDS encoding PTS glucose transporter subunit IIB; amino-acid sequence: MFKQLQQVGKAFMLPIAILPAAGLLLGIGGALSNQATIQAYPVLDNPTLQGIFQIMSAAGTVVFANLALLLCIGLGIGLAKRDKGVAALAAVVGYLIMTGTIAALIPMFSPEVTAIDTGVIGALVMGLITVKLHNRYHNIQLPQILGFFGGSRFVPIVTAFAAIFVGAIFFLIWPTFQGWLVSAGQGIAAMGEIGTFFYGFLMRLSGAVGLHHMIYPLFWYTELGGTEIVNGETIVGAQKIFFAQLADPNHQGLFTEGTRFFAGRFDTMMFGLPAACLAMYHAVPKAKRTKIGGLFLGAALTSFITGITEPIEFMFLFVAPWLYVFHAFLDGVSFYIADLLNISIGNTFSGGFIDFLLFGILQGNENTHWLRVVMVGLPWALLYYFSFLFLIRKFNVATPGRADDVEDVLEQTETSLTDNARKIITALGGADNIENVDACITRLRVSVKNVASVNKLDLKRLGAIDVLEVGGGIQAIFGAKAVLYKSEVNQLLGKED